From the genome of Rhododendron vialii isolate Sample 1 chromosome 10a, ASM3025357v1:
TCAATAAATAATCAAACCCACCTCAATTTAATACTCTCCCTTGCCTCGaagagagaaacaaaagcaGGAAAAGGtataaaaatgagagagagagagagagaggtggagtatagagagagggattgggaaacaatataaaaatgaaaagcaagtGAACAGTTGCTCGGCTGTCCAAACGAGCAACTGTAGCAATGTTagagttttttcaaaatagagaggaaagaaaagagacTGACGTaagggtttttgggttttttttttttcttttggctctTTAATTTAGTTTGAAGAGGAgagtaaagagagagagtggatgCTTTAAGTTAGGTCCGTCTATATAAAGTATTGTTCTAAATCCTAGAAGGAACGCCGCTAGTATTCACTCTCGAGCTCTCTACTTTCCTCTCCTATGGGTAAGTAAGTAATACAACTTCTCCGTTAAACTATAactagaaatattttctgagccAGCGGAGTGGTATCCCTAATATTCCGGATCATCCTCCCCCTCAAGAGGTTATAATTGTTTTCTTGAAAGATATCCGGCTCAATTGAAAGGCCAACAAAGTATCAAAGGAACCGTTGGTCTATAATTAGAAAAGTCAAACTAAAGTCAGCCTTGAAATGCCAAATTTAGCATGGAAGGTTATAAAAACCTCTCCCCCATTCTCCACCATTAACATTCCCCCCTCCAAATctgctttcaacatttttcatgCATAATTAGAGGGGAATGTCCTTGTTCCTTGTCCGCGCCATCAATATTCAAGTGAGATACATACTTCTCTTTGTTTTCGTCATTTTCTATTTGTTTGTACCATGTATGTGAtgatattctttttttattgttgctCTAATTCACAgtttgaaattttcttgttttgagaTTGTGGTGGCGTCATACGAGATTTTCCCTTTTGAGTTATAAGTCCAATCCAATCGAAGTTGTTCAATAAAATGGTGAAAGGAAAAATAGACGAACAATATTACAActcagaaaaaaattcaaagggaAAAGATAAATGGAAATCAAAGGGCATTACGATTCCAAGTGAAATTTGTTTCAAAGGACAAACACATCGGATGATCTCAGACATGATTTTGTCCGAATTGCAACCACGAATCATCTTctccttatttgaaattttaCGGTGGGCTTGGTTCTATTAATATATCGTGTTATCAGTACTTCACAATTTTCTGTTTTACAGGATATCATGAAAATGATTGCACGATTATTTTTGGTGTTCTTGTTTATCCAATCAACGTATGGGAAGAAACATCTAACCAGGACTTCACAGCCATGGCTGACTCTTAATGGTAATTAACTAACATTTGCCCTGCGCGCCTAGCTTCTAGTTATTTTCTTGCTACTTTCATCAATTGTCATGTCTATTTCCTAAGCCGCAAGTTGTTCAATCAagtttttcctaattttacaTTATAAATGTGTGAGATTTTCAAAACTTCTTAAAAAACATCAGTCATATTGTTGACAAATGCATATTACGAAAGTAGGAGCAAATTGCGTGGAATTTTACGTGCAACATTTGTGTGCATTAGAACCAAGAGTCCTCGTCCTTTTTTTATATGGTTTCGTAAGAAAAAGGGATCAAATGACCATGATCTGTACACTCTCATAGTAAataacttttgttttgttttacgAACAAGGTTGTCCAACACTTTGTCCCGATTTATGGGTTTGTGTAGTCACTTGCCCCGTAAGATACATCTAGCCCTAGAGGtatgaaactcaaaaaaaaatccgaCGAATGAAAATTAGCAATTGATCTCAAACCTACTCAATTTAATTAGTTTCACCATACTACGTAATGTGAGCCTGAACGAAAGCTtgtaaaaactatttttcttctCATGCTGAAAGCTCAACCTTTTTAGAAGTATTTCACaatacaaaattaaattttaaaacttaCACTCCCATTTATTGGTTTTACAAAGCTTGTGGACGGCTTTAAAATTAAACTTactaattctcaaaaaaaaaaaaaacccataaaaataaataaacgatTCATTGCAAGTTTTATTTGCTTTACTTGAATTTCAGGAAAACAGTTTTACTTACTTGAGAGGCGTTTTTGAAAGTACAAATCACGGATTACATAGTTCTTTTAATCATACCGATAACATTGTTTGACACGCACGCAtgcatatattaaaaaaaaaaaaaaacatctctcATAGCATTGATGATTATGAAAAGTCGACATCTAGAGCGAAAACTTACATTAGACATGTTGAGAGGccttcttgaaaaaaaaaaatcctaatttttgtttattctgATTTTTATGCTAATTtgtttaatacttttttttaaaatttttttgggaaactaattttgtttaattaatactTGCTCCCACTAAAGGAGCTTTTTGGCTCTATTATTACATTAGATTAGtactctcatatatatatatatatacacacacacattgatGTTATGTGATATTAATTAAATGTTGACGCAGGTGAGCGTCCGGCAGTAATAGCCCGCGGTGGGTACTCAGGAGTATTTCCTGAGTCCTCAGACATAGCAAATAATGTTGCATTGCAAACAAGCTTGCCAGATACCATAATATATTGTAACTTGCAAATATCAAAAGATGGTGGAGGCTACTGTCTTTCCAGCTTAAATCTCGCCAACACAACCAACATTGCTGATCTCTTACCGGACGGACAAAAGTCTTACGTTATTGATGGACAGCCAATGCAGGGTTATTTTACTGTTGATTATACAGCTGAACAGCTCTGCAATTTTTCAGGCatgtcttttgtttctttttccaatGGATCTTCcattcccttcttcttcttcttcttcttcttccccggCCCTTAATTACTCTTCTGTAATGAATTAGTACGTATAGGGGACTGTACTAAGTTATGGGGATGTTTACTTGGAATATAGTATATTAGACACGACCAGGATTCAAAGGAAGATTACAAATTCAGTGATACCGCGTTACAACATTTGAAGTAATAATGAAAGAAATCACGTATTCATGGGAAagctaacaaacaaacaatggcAGTTTCTATGTGAGTAGAGTCTCAATAGATGAGAGCATTAGTAGGAAAAGACTGGTGATGGATCTAACATTTGAACAATACATGAACCAATAATTTACGCACAACACGCCCACTCTTAGAAAGTTTTATCACTGAAATTACAGACCCCTATACCTCCAACAATCGAGGAACTTAAGGAACGTTGTGCCATAAAACCATGCTCCCAAATCAAAGTCGgaaaaccatgcccccaaattaAGTTGGAGGGGCCTTCAGAAGAGGGCAGGGCCTAGAGATCTAAATATACATTTCTTCATTAACATGGTGTTGATAATACACTACTCCCATGTTATTCTGTGAATATTTGTCGCGTCTTACTTAAAGCTAAATTGTTGATATTTCACAAATCTAAAAGCATACCTTACCTTGCTTTCAAATAAATTAAAGACATCGGTGTCATCAAACTTTTTATCACCACCTTTagataaaaaaattgtatgaCGATATAAGCTATAAGCAGAAACGACACCAAACTCAGTAACACAAAAAACTTTCAACAAGTTTATAAGAATTACGAGCAGCTCTTTTAAGCTCCAAGATTTCATCAGTTTTAGTAGTTCCAACCATTAATCATCATGTCCTACAAGAGAAGACCATTCTCAAGTTCACGCAATTAGTTTGTTTATTGCTGCTTGCAGTAGAAATTTATTAATGGTGTTTAGAGCAgtcttaaatttaaaaaaaaaaaaaaaaaaaaccctcatgGATTGCTAATGCCTGTTTCCTTTGGCCTTTGTTGTGGTCAACAGttatccaaaatattttctctcGGCCAGCACTATTTGATGCACTGGCTCTCCCCATCAGTGCAGTTGAACAAGTAGCAAAACTTCAACCACCGGGCTTTTGGATAAATgttcaggtctctctctctctctctctctctctctatctgtgtgtgtgtgtatgtggtGTTTGCTGCATTTTTGCTTTGCATTCTAACTTATCTGTAATTTACCACCCTTCTTTTGGGTGCACGTGTGTGTATGTCTATGTTACAGTACAGCAACTTCTACGCCCAGCACAAGCTCGATCCAGCATTGTATATTCAGGACATGTTAAAAACCACAGCCATAAACTACATCTCATCACCAGAGATCAATTTCTTGAAAAGCCTCAATGGCAAAATTAACAAAGTCAATACACAGCTTATTTTCATGTTCAAAGAAGCCACAGCAGTAGAACCCACCACAAACCAAACGTATGCTTCACTGCTCAAAGATCTCCCCTCAATCAAGCTATTTGCCTCTGGGATTCTAGTTCCCAAAGAATACATATTACCCATCAATGCTCAAATGTACTTGGAGGCACCCACTACTCTAGTACTAGATGCTCACAAACAGGGCCTCCAAGTGTATGCTTATAGTTTTGCCAATGATGACGTGGCCAGTTATAATTATAGCTATGATCCAACCGCCGAGTACCTCCAGTTTATTGACAATGCCCAATTCTCCGTTGATGGGTTTTTGACAGATTTCCCTTCCACTGCATCAGAAGCAATTGGTGAGATCATCTCTTCACCATTCTTTCTCACTGTCTCCTGAGTTCGTTTTCTGACCAAGTTTTTCTCACTCTCTTTTATGCAGCATGCTTGGCACATAACAAGAATGCTAGCAGGACAATTAAAGGTAATATACGAACTAAGAAAATTTTCAGAGTTCAGAAATCCAAGTTTGGTGTTTGGTGCAACTTTCGCTAGCTGAAACAATGAAAGTCATAAGCAGAACTGAAAAGAGTATCTGTCCGAACTTATTGAGCAATTTTTGCCTGATAAGATGTAATGAGAAGCTGCACCAAACGCTGGGCACACAGAGTCCAAAACAAACGCAATATAAGCAGCCCTAACAAACTGCATCAGTGCAAAGAAGCACGGACACCTCTAAGAAGGTAGAACCTGTGTCGGTGTCTGGCATGACACGACACTTGTCGCACAGTCCCTAATTCATCTCAGTCTTTCAGATACTCTTCCAACATGTCTTATTCTTTCCTTACTTTAATTGTAACTAAACAggctttgggttttttttttacaagtagCCTATGCATAGACGAAACCTTAATAAGATCAAAACATGACTTGGGAGGCACTAATAAACCAACAACAATGTAGATTAAGCATGTGATTTATCGTCATTTGAACTTACTAATAGTAAGAACATTGTGTGATATAATGGATGTGATCTCGGATATAACGTACGCCATACAataattattactccctccgtccccatttaGTGGTGCCTTTTGACACTTTTTGTTATCCCAAAAAGATTGTTCCATTTTAGAAgtaatggaaaaaaattgacgagTTTACTCTTTTACccgtttctttttaaaattagttAGTAACTACAACGAGATGCAATTATGATGTTCTTAAAAGACTTgtaaaagagaaaatgaaaatatgaTAAGTGCACTAACGAtgtctccttaataagttggaatttcCCCAAGGGACCAACAAATGGAGATGGAGGTAGTTACGTGTTATTGACATGTCTTGTCCCACATTTTCTAAACGTTGGGGTATTGGCATGTAACATGTTAGTGTCTATGCTGCATAGACTGCACCAAATGCTAGTGTAAAAGACCACCAAAAACAGGGAACTCAAACGAAAGAAAGAAATCATAGGATCTATTAATAGTTTTGGATCTTTGTAGGGAAACCTTTGGTGATAAGCTACAATGGAGCAAGTGGAGTTTACCCAGGCAGCACTGATCTTGCTTACCAGCAAGCAGTGGATGATGGAGCTGACGTGATCGACTGCTCGGTA
Proteins encoded in this window:
- the LOC131303572 gene encoding glycerophosphodiester phosphodiesterase GDPDL7-like yields the protein MSLFLVRAINIQDIMKMIARLFLVFLFIQSTYGKKHLTRTSQPWLTLNGERPAVIARGGYSGVFPESSDIANNVALQTSLPDTIIYCNLQISKDGGGYCLSSLNLANTTNIADLLPDGQKSYVIDGQPMQGYFTVDYTAEQLCNFSVIQNIFSRPALFDALALPISAVEQVAKLQPPGFWINVQYSNFYAQHKLDPALYIQDMLKTTAINYISSPEINFLKSLNGKINKVNTQLIFMFKEATAVEPTTNQTYASLLKDLPSIKLFASGILVPKEYILPINAQMYLEAPTTLVLDAHKQGLQVYAYSFANDDVASYNYSYDPTAEYLQFIDNAQFSVDGFLTDFPSTASEAIACLAHNKNASRTIKGKPLVISYNGASGVYPGSTDLAYQQAVDDGADVIDCSVQMSKDGVAFCSDLADLASSTTAKATFLSRAATIPEIQSKNGIFSFDLSWSEIQTLQPLIASPFSNAAGMVRNPANKSKGKFVTLEDFLEFSKQKKVFGILIDIQNAAYLASNKGLSIADAVATALSNATFDKQSTQKVLIQSDDSAVLSKFSNVPSYEKVLRIEEEVSGILTATVDELKKFAGAVNLHRTSIIPSPNSFTTASTPIVEEMHKANISVYVSVFSNEFVAIAQDYYSDPIVELATYISSPFDVDGVVTEYPATATAYLRSPCSNPDARLDYTFTPVLPGAMLQSVSGGGSLGMPPAAAPAPTLTVADVVDPPLPPVSNSSTAANISASTEPNAATAPAPSKNSQTTNVANLGVSLIAVVVVSLL